From Actinomyces slackii, a single genomic window includes:
- a CDS encoding general stress protein: protein MTANLTPSPALGSSRHVTMPRGEEIASFATYAEAQHAVDALSDEGFPVQYLTIVGTDLRQVERITGRMSWGRAVASGAGSGLWIGIFFAAMMAMFGQSAPTSVPLVACVLLGVLWGIIFQVVGYALTRGRRDFTSISQVIASRYSIIASQDAREGALALARVPGNLTRGGESARRAEERRRARQASSDGPTAFGSRPDEQPRFGVRVTPVADPSGYGQVVAEAGDGQDVAPLPESPQAEHPQGPDTPETQPARVPEDYDPFLRPRPDDSGSGAKARDED from the coding sequence ATGACCGCCAATCTGACGCCGAGCCCCGCACTGGGATCCTCCCGCCATGTCACCATGCCGCGCGGCGAGGAGATCGCCTCCTTCGCGACCTACGCCGAGGCCCAGCACGCCGTGGACGCGCTGTCCGATGAGGGCTTTCCGGTCCAGTACCTCACCATCGTCGGCACCGATCTGCGTCAGGTCGAGCGGATCACCGGGCGCATGAGCTGGGGTCGGGCGGTGGCCTCGGGGGCGGGATCCGGCCTGTGGATCGGGATCTTCTTCGCGGCCATGATGGCCATGTTCGGCCAGTCGGCCCCCACGAGCGTTCCCCTGGTGGCCTGCGTCCTGCTGGGCGTGCTGTGGGGCATCATCTTCCAGGTGGTGGGCTACGCCCTGACCCGGGGGCGGCGCGACTTCACCTCCATCAGCCAGGTCATCGCCTCGCGCTACTCCATCATCGCCTCCCAGGACGCCCGCGAGGGAGCCCTGGCCCTGGCCCGGGTGCCCGGGAACCTCACCCGGGGCGGGGAGTCCGCCCGACGCGCCGAGGAGCGGCGCCGAGCCCGTCAGGCGTCCTCGGATGGCCCCACGGCCTTCGGCTCGCGCCCCGATGAGCAGCCCCGCTTCGGCGTGCGCGTCACCCCGGTGGCGGATCCCTCCGGCTACGGCCAGGTGGTGGCCGAGGCCGGTGACGGCCAGGACGTCGCGCCCCTGCCGGAGTCCCCGCAGGCCGAGCATCCCCAGGGCCCTGACACCCCTGAGACGCAGCCCGCCCGGGTGCCCGAGGACTACGACCCCTTCCTGCGGCCCCGCCCCGATGACTCCGGCTCGGGGGCCAAGGCTCGGGACGAGGACTGA
- a CDS encoding DUF1003 domain-containing protein, with protein sequence MPDQLDQPLPHNRWRWLRWTRPSRASRSDTSGRVAEGIARFSGTPTFLIWLTLFVTVWMAWNSWGPEALRFDRASLGFTALTLMLSLQASYSAPLILLAQNRQDDRDRVTAEQDRQRAERNLEDTEYLTREIASLRLAMNDVATRDFVRSELRDMLSEILAEERRTREELAEFAEPAEDDGQEERHEGGRQAGPPPVARRQDPDRH encoded by the coding sequence ATGCCTGATCAGCTCGACCAGCCGCTGCCGCACAACCGCTGGCGGTGGCTGCGCTGGACGCGGCCCTCGCGCGCCTCGCGCTCCGACACCTCGGGGCGCGTGGCCGAGGGCATCGCCCGCTTCTCGGGGACCCCGACCTTCCTCATCTGGCTGACGCTCTTCGTGACGGTGTGGATGGCCTGGAACTCCTGGGGCCCCGAGGCACTGCGCTTCGACCGGGCCAGCCTGGGCTTCACGGCGCTGACCCTCATGCTCTCCCTTCAGGCCTCCTACTCCGCTCCGCTGATCCTCCTGGCCCAGAACCGCCAGGATGACCGCGACCGCGTCACCGCAGAGCAGGACCGCCAGCGCGCCGAGCGCAACCTGGAGGACACCGAGTACCTGACCCGGGAGATCGCCTCGCTGCGCCTGGCCATGAACGATGTGGCCACCCGCGACTTCGTGCGCTCCGAGCTGCGGGACATGCTCTCGGAGATCCTGGCCGAGGAGCGGCGCACCCGCGAGGAGCTCGCCGAGTTCGCCGAGCCAGCCGAGGACGATGGCCAGGAGGAGAGGCACGAGGGCGGGCGCCAGGCCGGCCCTCCCCCTGTGGCCCGCCGGCAGGATCCTGATCGGCACTGA
- a CDS encoding P-loop NTPase — protein sequence MPLPTREAVMEALSRVDDPEIRRPITDLGMVDSIDIGEDGAVTVGVLLTVAGCPLKDTITADTQREVGAVEGVTSVSVTLGVMSDEQRSELRRRLRGGAAEPVIPFTQPGSLTRVYAVTSGKGGVGKSSVTANLAAAMAAQGLSVGVVDADIYGFSIPRMLGVDQVPTQLDGMIVPPVAHGIKVISIGMFVEDKQPVVWRGPMLHRAVQQFLTDVFWGDLDVLLLDLPPGTGDVTISVAQLLPNAEILVVTTPQAAAAEVAERTGLIATQTKQRVVGVIENMSYMPQADGSRVEIFGSGGGASVAGSLSQTLGYEVPLLAELPLDIRLREGSDSGVPATVGQEGRPLADAPAALVLVEVAKRLTHRARGLSGRNLGVTPTR from the coding sequence ATGCCACTACCCACTCGTGAAGCAGTCATGGAGGCGCTCAGTCGCGTCGATGACCCCGAGATCCGCCGTCCCATCACCGACCTGGGGATGGTCGACTCCATTGACATCGGCGAGGACGGCGCCGTGACGGTCGGCGTGCTGCTGACCGTGGCCGGCTGTCCGCTCAAGGACACCATCACCGCGGACACCCAGCGGGAGGTCGGGGCAGTGGAGGGCGTGACCTCGGTGTCAGTGACGCTGGGGGTGATGAGCGATGAGCAGCGCTCCGAGCTGCGCCGTCGGCTCCGGGGAGGGGCGGCCGAGCCGGTCATCCCCTTCACCCAGCCCGGGAGCCTGACCCGCGTCTACGCGGTGACCTCCGGCAAGGGAGGGGTGGGCAAGTCCTCGGTGACGGCCAACCTCGCCGCGGCCATGGCCGCTCAGGGCCTGAGCGTGGGCGTGGTCGACGCCGACATCTACGGCTTCTCCATCCCCCGCATGCTGGGGGTCGACCAGGTCCCCACCCAGCTCGACGGCATGATCGTGCCGCCGGTGGCCCATGGCATCAAGGTCATCTCCATCGGCATGTTCGTGGAGGACAAGCAGCCGGTGGTCTGGCGCGGGCCCATGCTGCACCGCGCCGTCCAGCAGTTCCTCACCGATGTCTTCTGGGGCGACCTCGACGTCCTGCTGCTGGATCTTCCCCCCGGAACCGGGGATGTCACCATCTCGGTGGCCCAGCTGCTGCCCAATGCGGAGATCCTGGTGGTCACCACCCCGCAGGCCGCGGCGGCCGAGGTCGCCGAGCGCACCGGGCTCATCGCCACCCAGACCAAGCAGCGGGTGGTGGGGGTCATCGAGAACATGTCCTACATGCCCCAGGCCGATGGCTCGCGGGTGGAGATCTTCGGCTCGGGGGGCGGCGCCAGCGTGGCGGGGTCCCTGAGCCAGACCCTGGGCTACGAGGTGCCGCTGCTGGCCGAGCTCCCCCTGGACATCCGCCTGCGCGAGGGCTCGGATAGCGGTGTGCCCGCCACCGTGGGCCAGGAGGGCAGGCCCTTGGCCGATGCGCCCGCCGCCCTGGTGCTGGTGGAGGTGGCCAAGCGCCTGACCCATCGCGCCCGGGGACTGTCAGGCCGCAATCTGGGAGTCACCCCCACGCGCTGA
- a CDS encoding cation diffusion facilitator family transporter, with the protein MTPPQDSSEHHHSHDHATGSSRPRLAIALALTSTVLIAEVITALLTGSLALLADAGHMLTDSAGLIMALVAAGLAARPATDRSTWGLRRAEVIGAALQAGMLTVVGAVVAVQAVRALIWPSPIEAHGMLIMGAIGLAANAIALVVLAGGRGASLNMRAAFLEVASDALGSVGVILAALTVALTGWHRADAVASLVITALIVPRAAALLRAAMRVLMDFTPEDLDLAEVRRHILEVEHVEALHDLHAWTVASGMPVLTAHVVVRDECLTEGCTEEILDRLQECVAEHFPVRIEHATFQLEPVSHLAHEAQYC; encoded by the coding sequence ATGACGCCGCCGCAGGACTCCTCGGAGCACCACCACAGCCACGATCACGCCACGGGATCGTCACGACCGCGCCTGGCCATCGCGCTGGCCCTGACCTCGACGGTTCTCATCGCCGAGGTCATCACCGCCCTGCTCACCGGCTCCCTGGCCCTCCTGGCCGACGCCGGGCACATGCTCACCGATTCCGCCGGCCTGATCATGGCGCTGGTGGCCGCCGGCCTGGCCGCGCGCCCGGCCACCGACCGCTCCACCTGGGGGCTGCGCCGCGCCGAGGTCATCGGCGCGGCCCTCCAGGCCGGGATGCTGACGGTGGTCGGCGCAGTGGTGGCGGTCCAGGCGGTGCGCGCCCTCATCTGGCCCTCCCCCATCGAGGCTCATGGGATGCTCATCATGGGTGCCATCGGCCTGGCCGCCAATGCGATCGCCCTGGTGGTTCTGGCCGGCGGGCGCGGGGCGAGCCTGAACATGCGGGCGGCCTTCCTGGAGGTGGCCAGTGACGCCCTTGGGTCAGTGGGCGTGATCCTGGCCGCCCTGACCGTGGCCCTCACCGGGTGGCACCGGGCCGACGCCGTGGCCTCCCTGGTCATCACCGCGCTCATCGTCCCGCGCGCCGCCGCCCTGCTGCGCGCGGCCATGCGGGTGCTCATGGACTTCACGCCCGAGGACCTGGACCTGGCCGAGGTGCGGCGCCATATTCTCGAGGTCGAGCATGTCGAGGCCCTCCATGACCTGCACGCCTGGACCGTGGCCTCCGGCATGCCGGTGCTCACCGCCCATGTGGTGGTCAGGGACGAGTGCCTGACCGAGGGCTGCACCGAAGAGATCCTGGACCGCCTCCAGGAGTGCGTGGCCGAGCACTTCCCGGTGCGCATCGAGCACGCCACCTTCCAGCTCGAGCCGGTCTCCCACCTGGCCCATGAGGCCCAGTACTGCTGA
- a CDS encoding magnesium transporter MgtE N-terminal domain-containing protein, which yields MENTRTRTTSRVFVARLIGTSVFDPLGDAVGKVHDVVVLLQMRGEPRAVGFVIEVSSRRRVFLPLSRVTAIEPGAVITTGLVNIRRFKQRNVETLVVGELLDRVVSLKDGSGTVTVRDVAIERDRGMDWKVTRLFVQRGSTGPLGLRRGETFTVSPDEVTGLAGSVEQQGATALLATLEDLKPADLADVLRDLPRDSQLRVAGELSDERLADALEELGNEAAVAILSRLDASRAADVLDVMQPDDAADLVSGLPQIKAAELLGLMEPEEAEDVRRLMAYDEYTAGGLMTTEPIILPPEATVSTFLAHARKAEIPPSLAAIGFVCRPPLETPTGRLVGVVHLQRALRERPQRMMGSILDTHIDSVHAEDSIGTVTRLLATYNLTALPVVDDAGRLLGAVGVDDVLDHLMPDDWREADEAVTDDAIERSANA from the coding sequence GTGGAGAACACCAGGACGCGCACGACAAGCAGGGTTTTTGTGGCCCGTCTCATCGGCACCTCCGTCTTCGACCCGCTGGGAGATGCCGTGGGCAAGGTCCACGACGTCGTCGTCCTGCTCCAGATGCGCGGGGAGCCGCGGGCGGTGGGATTCGTCATCGAGGTCTCCTCGCGGCGCCGCGTCTTCCTGCCCCTGTCACGGGTCACCGCGATCGAGCCGGGGGCGGTCATCACCACGGGCCTGGTCAACATCCGCCGCTTCAAGCAGCGCAATGTGGAGACCCTGGTGGTCGGCGAGCTGCTGGACCGGGTGGTCTCCCTCAAGGACGGCTCGGGCACCGTGACCGTGCGCGACGTGGCCATCGAGCGCGACCGGGGCATGGACTGGAAGGTCACCCGCCTGTTCGTCCAGCGAGGGTCGACCGGCCCCCTGGGCCTGCGCCGCGGGGAGACCTTCACGGTCAGCCCCGATGAGGTCACGGGGCTGGCCGGCAGCGTCGAGCAGCAGGGCGCCACCGCCCTGCTGGCCACCCTGGAGGACCTCAAGCCCGCCGACCTGGCCGATGTCCTGCGCGACCTGCCGCGCGACAGCCAGCTGCGCGTGGCCGGGGAGCTCAGCGATGAGCGCCTGGCCGACGCCCTGGAGGAGCTGGGCAATGAGGCGGCCGTGGCGATCCTCTCGCGCCTGGACGCCTCCCGGGCCGCCGACGTCCTGGATGTCATGCAGCCCGACGACGCCGCGGACCTGGTCAGCGGGCTCCCCCAGATCAAGGCCGCCGAGCTGCTGGGCCTCATGGAGCCCGAGGAGGCCGAGGACGTGCGCCGCCTCATGGCCTATGACGAGTACACGGCCGGTGGCCTCATGACCACCGAGCCGATCATCCTGCCCCCTGAGGCCACGGTCTCGACCTTCCTGGCCCATGCCCGCAAGGCGGAGATCCCCCCGTCGCTGGCCGCCATAGGATTCGTCTGCCGCCCGCCCCTGGAGACGCCCACCGGCAGGCTCGTGGGCGTGGTCCACCTCCAGCGCGCCCTGCGGGAGAGGCCCCAGCGGATGATGGGCTCCATCCTGGACACCCATATCGACTCCGTCCACGCCGAGGACTCCATCGGCACCGTGACCCGCCTCCTGGCGACCTACAACCTCACCGCCCTGCCCGTGGTCGACGACGCCGGCCGGCTGCTGGGCGCGGTGGGCGTCGACGACGTCCTGGACCACCTCATGCCCGATGACTGGCGCGAGGCCGACGAGGCGGTCACCGACGATGCGATCGAGAGGAGCGCCAATGCCTGA
- a CDS encoding twin-arginine translocase TatA/TatE family subunit translates to MFGISGAEFAVIILVAVIVVGPQRLPEYTRKLTQLVRQLRVYLDNARTQIAEEVGPELADLDLSDLDPRQYDPRKIVRDALGEDLDAIREDLAHPFRSVSAAAKETSEAAAGAVKEAVSKERADSLSKRITEKKEEAKAASTTAAAKTAARDEPEETAQAAEPGQADRADSADSAESAERATEPGQAEPAAPAESAPEAGQDDAGQDGQGPTEAEDAQEADADAQAPVPASTTAESTESAEPTGSTDDLAEPTVPTVPVSLAEAEGPAPAARPVSPRDIVRAANAAARTRQAQ, encoded by the coding sequence GTGTTCGGCATTTCAGGAGCAGAGTTCGCCGTCATCATTCTGGTGGCGGTGATCGTGGTGGGCCCTCAGCGCCTGCCGGAGTACACGCGCAAGCTCACCCAGCTCGTGCGCCAGTTGCGCGTCTACCTGGACAATGCCCGCACGCAGATCGCCGAGGAGGTCGGCCCCGAGCTGGCCGATCTGGACCTGTCGGACCTCGACCCCCGCCAGTACGATCCGCGCAAGATCGTGCGCGATGCCCTGGGGGAGGACCTCGACGCCATCCGTGAGGACCTGGCCCACCCCTTCCGCTCGGTCTCCGCCGCGGCCAAGGAGACCTCCGAGGCCGCCGCCGGCGCTGTCAAGGAGGCGGTCTCCAAGGAGCGCGCCGACTCCCTGAGCAAGCGCATCACTGAGAAGAAGGAGGAGGCCAAGGCCGCCTCCACGACCGCTGCCGCCAAGACCGCGGCGCGCGATGAGCCCGAGGAGACCGCCCAGGCCGCCGAACCCGGGCAGGCTGATCGCGCCGACAGCGCCGACAGCGCAGAAAGTGCCGAGCGGGCCACTGAGCCCGGGCAGGCCGAGCCCGCGGCACCGGCGGAGTCGGCCCCCGAGGCAGGGCAGGACGACGCCGGGCAGGACGGTCAGGGCCCCACGGAGGCGGAGGACGCCCAGGAGGCGGACGCGGACGCGCAGGCCCCGGTCCCGGCGAGCACAACGGCAGAATCCACTGAGTCCGCCGAGCCCACTGGGTCTACTGATGATCTCGCCGAGCCTACCGTGCCCACCGTGCCCGTCAGCCTGGCCGAGGCCGAGGGCCCGGCCCCGGCTGCGCGCCCTGTCTCACCGCGCGACATCGTGCGGGCCGCCAACGCCGCCGCCCGGACCCGCCAAGCCCAATGA
- a CDS encoding sugar phosphate isomerase/epimerase family protein, which yields MAIPVGLSAGSVYPGGVADAFAMAQSLGYDGVEVMVWGEKASQDAVRLAALSQEHDQPVLAVHAPTLLVTRGVFGSDPWDKIDRTIELAHYLGAPTVVLHPPFFWQTRYARSFVAGVARREATTGVHLAVENMFTWRPRSAHSTRDFQAYSPTWDPVGQGYHSVTLDISHAATSGSDALAMARSLGPTLRHLHLTDGVPGPLDDHLLPGQGNQDCAGVLAHLASTGFEEGGGQVVVEVTTRSMNPEQRREGLASALAFARQHLEGAEPAHIPEPTRRRYRRDR from the coding sequence ATGGCGATCCCCGTGGGCCTGTCCGCCGGCTCCGTCTACCCCGGAGGGGTGGCCGACGCCTTCGCCATGGCGCAGTCCCTGGGCTATGACGGCGTGGAGGTCATGGTCTGGGGCGAGAAGGCCTCCCAGGACGCGGTCCGCCTGGCCGCCCTGTCCCAGGAGCACGATCAGCCCGTCCTGGCGGTCCACGCCCCCACCCTCCTGGTGACGCGGGGGGTCTTCGGCTCCGACCCCTGGGACAAGATCGACCGCACGATCGAGCTCGCCCACTACCTGGGGGCGCCCACCGTGGTCCTCCACCCGCCCTTCTTCTGGCAGACCCGCTACGCGCGCTCCTTCGTGGCCGGGGTGGCCCGGCGCGAGGCCACCACCGGGGTGCACCTGGCGGTGGAGAACATGTTCACCTGGCGGCCGCGCTCAGCCCATTCCACCCGCGACTTCCAGGCCTACTCGCCCACATGGGACCCGGTGGGCCAGGGCTACCACTCGGTGACCCTGGACATCTCGCATGCCGCCACCTCGGGCTCGGACGCCCTGGCCATGGCGCGATCCCTGGGCCCCACCCTGCGCCACCTGCACCTGACCGACGGCGTGCCCGGCCCTCTGGACGACCACCTCCTTCCCGGCCAGGGCAACCAGGACTGCGCCGGGGTCCTGGCTCATCTGGCCTCCACCGGCTTCGAGGAGGGCGGCGGCCAGGTCGTCGTGGAGGTGACCACCCGCTCCATGAACCCGGAGCAGCGGCGCGAGGGCCTGGCCAGCGCGCTGGCCTTCGCCCGCCAGCACCTGGAGGGCGCGGAGCCGGCCCATATCCCCGAGCCCACCCGCAGGCGCTATCGCCGCGACCGCTGA
- a CDS encoding aminopeptidase P family protein: MTRTPSNDAAPSQDQPISERGSNRSHRPSSRAFRDFIASGWGPRPDALPKASPAAPWAAQRRQALGALFPSERLVLPAGPLKVRNNDCDYRFRPHSAFAHLAGTGQDFEPDAVLVLEPLTVPGQELGQGPTHEAVLYFRPRASRSSEEFYANARYGELWVGVRPSIEEVEAATTIRCAHIDSLPDALAKDAGPGAVQLRVIAQADEAVTALVTSTRQAAGLATGQEAEELDDRLAEAASELRLRKDAWEIDQLQAAVDATRAGFDDLIRSIPRATEHHRGERVLEGAFAAVARQEGNGLGYDTIAAAGDHANTLHWIANDGPVRPGQLVLVDAGVEVDSLYTADVTRTIPVDGRFTEVQRRVYQAVLDAADAAFARANEPGCRFTDVHAAAMEVIAARLEEWGLLPEGVSAADSLEPEGQYHRRWMVHGTSHHLGLDVHDCAQARREMAMDALLEPGMVFTIEPGLYFRADDLLVPAELRGIGVRIEDDVVVREDGSVESLTAQIPRTVEEVEAWVGGLIS, translated from the coding sequence ATGACACGCACGCCCAGCAATGATGCAGCGCCCAGCCAGGACCAGCCCATCTCCGAGCGGGGATCCAACCGCTCCCACCGTCCCTCCAGCCGGGCCTTCCGCGACTTCATCGCCTCAGGATGGGGACCGCGCCCCGATGCCCTGCCCAAGGCCAGCCCGGCGGCGCCCTGGGCGGCCCAGCGCCGCCAGGCCTTGGGCGCGCTCTTCCCCTCCGAGCGCCTGGTCCTTCCCGCCGGCCCTCTCAAGGTGCGCAACAATGACTGCGACTACCGCTTCCGCCCGCACAGCGCCTTCGCCCACCTGGCCGGCACCGGCCAGGACTTCGAGCCCGACGCCGTGCTCGTCCTGGAGCCGCTGACGGTCCCCGGCCAGGAGCTCGGGCAGGGGCCCACCCATGAGGCGGTCCTGTACTTCCGGCCCCGCGCCTCGCGCAGCTCCGAGGAGTTCTACGCCAACGCCCGCTACGGGGAGCTGTGGGTGGGGGTGCGCCCCTCCATCGAGGAGGTCGAGGCCGCCACGACCATCCGCTGCGCCCACATCGACTCCCTGCCCGATGCCCTGGCCAAGGATGCCGGGCCGGGAGCCGTCCAGCTGCGGGTGATCGCCCAGGCGGATGAGGCCGTGACCGCGCTGGTGACCTCGACCCGCCAGGCCGCGGGCCTGGCCACCGGCCAGGAGGCCGAGGAGCTCGATGACCGCCTGGCCGAGGCCGCCAGCGAGCTGCGCCTGCGCAAGGACGCCTGGGAGATCGACCAGCTCCAGGCCGCCGTGGACGCCACCCGCGCCGGATTCGATGACCTCATCCGCTCCATCCCCCGCGCCACGGAGCATCATCGCGGCGAGCGAGTCCTGGAGGGGGCCTTCGCCGCCGTGGCCCGCCAGGAGGGCAATGGGCTGGGCTACGACACGATCGCGGCAGCCGGCGACCATGCCAACACCCTGCACTGGATCGCCAACGACGGCCCGGTCCGGCCCGGCCAGCTGGTGCTGGTCGATGCCGGGGTGGAGGTCGACTCCCTCTACACCGCCGATGTCACCCGCACGATCCCGGTCGATGGCCGCTTCACCGAGGTCCAGCGCCGCGTCTACCAGGCGGTCCTGGACGCTGCCGACGCCGCCTTCGCCCGCGCCAATGAGCCCGGCTGCCGCTTCACCGATGTCCATGCCGCCGCCATGGAGGTCATCGCCGCGCGCCTGGAGGAGTGGGGCCTGCTGCCCGAGGGGGTCAGTGCCGCGGACTCCCTGGAGCCGGAGGGCCAGTACCACCGGCGCTGGATGGTTCACGGCACCAGTCACCACCTGGGCCTCGATGTCCACGACTGCGCCCAGGCCCGCCGGGAGATGGCGATGGATGCCCTGCTGGAGCCGGGCATGGTCTTCACCATCGAGCCGGGCCTGTACTTCCGGGCCGACGACCTGCTGGTGCCCGCTGAGCTGCGCGGGATCGGCGTGCGCATCGAGGATGACGTCGTCGTGCGCGAGGACGGCTCGGTGGAGTCCCTGACGGCGCAGATCCCCCGCACGGTCGAGGAGGTCGAGGCCTGGGTGGGCGGACTCATCTCCTGA
- a CDS encoding Gfo/Idh/MocA family protein: MFPSSTPPAPRPDPQPVRFGIIGSGFIAQWFADAVAQESAAQIVAVTSARPERARAFAEQHDVAHAHTSVEDLLSAHGPHSDDPIDVVYIASPNAFHGEQAIAALQAGFHVLVEKPFALNLMEARAMVETARLANRFLMEAWLSAFEPGVARLREALPRLGRIHRAVLVKEQFSSRMSAYREGSLPATFDPAMGGGSLMDLGIYPVNLAIHLFGRPDRVTASGQLLDSGVDSHGTVVLDYEHGEHSGLQVVCLHSKTSQGGVDSMIASDHSALVFDDCQWPRRIELHESGSGDQRTENLSVRRRGAQLRYELAEVCRLVRSGAHESGLHPLYASEAAVDVLSQARAQTGVRFPSDPER, translated from the coding sequence ATGTTTCCCAGCTCCACTCCTCCCGCCCCACGCCCAGACCCTCAACCCGTGCGCTTCGGCATCATCGGCTCGGGCTTCATCGCCCAGTGGTTCGCCGATGCGGTCGCCCAGGAGTCCGCCGCCCAGATCGTGGCCGTCACCTCGGCGCGCCCCGAGCGCGCCCGGGCATTCGCCGAGCAGCACGACGTCGCCCACGCCCACACCAGTGTCGAGGATCTGCTCTCCGCCCACGGCCCTCACAGCGATGACCCCATCGACGTGGTCTACATCGCCTCCCCCAATGCCTTTCACGGCGAGCAGGCCATCGCCGCCCTCCAGGCGGGATTCCATGTGCTGGTGGAGAAGCCCTTCGCCCTCAACCTCATGGAGGCCCGGGCCATGGTGGAGACCGCCCGCCTGGCCAACCGCTTCCTCATGGAGGCCTGGCTCTCGGCCTTCGAGCCCGGTGTGGCCCGCCTGCGCGAGGCCCTGCCCCGCCTGGGCCGCATCCATCGCGCGGTCCTGGTCAAGGAGCAGTTCTCCTCGCGCATGAGCGCATACCGGGAGGGCTCGCTGCCGGCGACCTTCGACCCGGCCATGGGCGGGGGCTCGCTGATGGACCTGGGCATCTACCCGGTGAACCTGGCCATCCACCTGTTCGGCCGGCCCGATCGCGTCACCGCCTCCGGCCAGCTCCTGGACTCCGGCGTGGACTCCCACGGGACGGTGGTCCTGGACTATGAGCACGGCGAGCACTCCGGGCTGCAGGTGGTCTGCCTTCACTCCAAGACCTCGCAGGGAGGGGTGGACTCCATGATCGCCTCGGATCACTCCGCCCTGGTCTTCGACGACTGCCAGTGGCCCAGGCGCATCGAGCTGCACGAGTCCGGCTCGGGTGACCAGCGCACCGAGAACCTGTCGGTGCGGCGCCGCGGAGCCCAGCTGCGCTACGAGCTGGCGGAGGTGTGCCGCCTGGTGCGCTCCGGGGCGCACGAGTCCGGGCTCCACCCGCTCTACGCCTCAGAGGCGGCCGTCGACGTCCTGTCCCAGGCCCGCGCCCAGACCGGGGTGCGCTTCCCCTCCGATCCGGAGCGGTGA
- a CDS encoding O-methyltransferase gives MSADKTLSWSYTQDFLAEDEATAQARMRGLELGIIPVSTGTGAALRMLAGSVGAKSVAEVGTGTGVSGLWLLAGMGPDGVLTTIDVEPEVQREARHAFDAAGYPTSRIRIIQGRASDVMPRMAARSYDMVVLDVDPQESAYLAGDALRMLRIGGVLAVTRALWNDHVADPARRDAATVAARELGKAMRDSDALLTTLLPVGDGLLVAVRQA, from the coding sequence GTGAGTGCGGACAAGACGCTGAGCTGGTCCTACACGCAGGACTTCCTCGCGGAGGATGAGGCCACAGCCCAGGCCCGGATGCGCGGCCTGGAGCTCGGCATCATCCCGGTGTCCACGGGGACGGGGGCAGCGCTGCGCATGCTGGCGGGCTCCGTGGGCGCGAAGTCCGTGGCGGAGGTCGGCACCGGCACCGGTGTCTCCGGGCTGTGGCTGCTGGCGGGCATGGGGCCCGACGGCGTGCTGACCACCATCGACGTCGAGCCCGAGGTCCAGCGCGAGGCGCGTCACGCCTTCGACGCGGCCGGCTACCCCACCTCCCGCATCCGCATCATCCAGGGCCGGGCCTCCGATGTCATGCCCCGGATGGCGGCGCGCAGCTATGACATGGTGGTCCTGGATGTCGACCCCCAGGAGTCGGCCTACCTGGCTGGTGACGCGCTGCGGATGCTGCGCATCGGCGGGGTCCTGGCCGTGACCCGGGCGCTGTGGAACGACCATGTGGCCGACCCGGCCCGCAGGGATGCCGCCACCGTGGCGGCCCGCGAGCTGGGCAAGGCCATGCGCGACTCCGATGCGCTGCTGACCACGCTGCTGCCCGTCGGCGACGGCCTCCTGGTCGCGGTGCGCCAGGCCTGA
- a CDS encoding DUF3117 domain-containing protein: MAAMKPRTGDGPLEVVKEGRAIIMRVPLEGGGRLVLEITADEVKELGEALANAKI; this comes from the coding sequence ATGGCTGCCATGAAGCCCCGGACTGGCGACGGTCCTCTCGAGGTCGTCAAGGAAGGCCGCGCCATCATCATGAGGGTGCCGCTGGAGGGCGGAGGCCGCCTTGTCCTCGAGATCACCGCTGATGAGGTCAAGGAGCTCGGCGAGGCCTTGGCCAACGCCAAGATCTGA